The following coding sequences are from one Vulpes vulpes isolate BD-2025 chromosome 12, VulVul3, whole genome shotgun sequence window:
- the LOC112910294 gene encoding olfactory receptor 2B2, whose product MNQVNESIPQEFILLGFSDRPWLELPLFVVFLVSYILTIFGNLAIILVSYLDSKLHTPMYFFLTNLSLLDLCYTTSTVPQMLVNICSTRKVISYGGCVAQLFIFLALGSTECLLLAVMSFDRFVAICRPLYYSVIMHQRLCLQLAAASWLSGFGNSVLQSTWTLQMPLCGHREVDHFFCEVPALLKLSCVDTTANEAELFFISVLFLLIPVTFILISYGFIVQAVLRIQSAKGRRKAFGTCGSHLIVVSLFYGTAIYMYLQPPSPNSKDRGKMVSLFYGIITPMLNPLIYTLRNKDVKGAFRRLILRIFLIKK is encoded by the coding sequence ATGAACCAGGTAAATGAAAGCATCCCACAGGAGTTCATCCTCTTAGGTTTCTCAGATCGACCATGGCTGGAGCTCCCACTCTTTGTGGTCTTCCTGGTTTCCTATATCTTGACTATCTTTGGCAATCTGGCAATAATTCTTGTGTCTTATCTGGACTCCAAACTCCATACCCCTATGTACTTTTTTCTTACCAATCTGTCGCTCCTGGACCTTTGCTATACCACAAGTACAGTTCCACAGATGCTGGTAAACATATGCAGCACCAGGAAGGTGATTAGTTATGGTGGCTGTGTGGCCCAGCTCTTCATTTTCCTGGCCTTGGGTTCCACTGAATGTCTTCTCTTGGCTGTCATGTCTTTTGATAGGTTTGTAGCTATTTGTCGGCCTCTCTATTACTCAGTTATCATGCACCAAAGGCTGTGCCTCCAGCTGGCGGCTGCATCCTGGCTCAGTGGCTTTGGCAACTCAGTGTTGCAATCCACCTGGACCCTTCAGATGCCTCTCTGTGGCCATAGAGAAGTAGATCACTTCTTTTGTgaagtccctgctctgctcaaGTTGTCCTGTGTAGACACAACAGCAAACGAGGCTGAACTATTCTTTATCAGTGTGCTGTTCCTTCTAATACCTGTAACGTTCATCCTTATATCTTATGGTTTTATTGTCCAAGCAGTGTTGAGGATTCAGTCAGCCAAAGGCCGGCGAAAAGCGTTTGGCACCTGTGGCTCCCATCTAATTGTGGTGTCACTGTTTTATGGCACTGCTATCTACATGTATCTGCAACCACCATCACCCAACTCAAAGGACCGGGGGAAGATGGTGTCCCTCTTCTATGGAATCATCACACCCATGTTGAACCCCCTTATATACACACTAAGAAACAAAGATGTAAAGGGAGCATTTAGGAGGTTGATTCTGAGGATCTTCTTAATCAAGAAATAG
- the LOC112910295 gene encoding putative olfactory receptor 2W6, translated as MENDNTSSFEGFILVGFSDHPHLELILFVVILTFYGLTLLGNMTIISLSALDSRLHTPMYFFLANLSFLDLCFTMGTIPQMLYNLWGSDKTISYLGCAVQLYFVLALGGVECVLLAVMAYDRYAAICRPLHYTVIMHPRLCGQLASVAWLSGFGNSLIMAPQTLMLPRCGHRRVNHFLCEMPALIGMACVDTMSLEALAFALAIFIILAPLILILISYGYIARAVFRIKSATGRKKAFNTCSSHLIVVSLFYGTIIYMYLQPANTYSQHQGKFLTLFYTIVTPSVNPLIYTLRNKDVKEAMKKVLGKGGTEV; from the coding sequence ATGGAGAATGACAACACAAGCTCTTTTGAAGGCTTCATCCTGGTGGGCTTCTCTGACCATCCCCACCTAGAGCTGATCCTCTTTGTGGTCATCCTCACTTTTTACGGGCTGACTCTTCTTGGCAATATGACCATCATCTCACTTTCTGCTCTGGATTCCCGGCTGCACACACCGATGTATTTCTTTTTGGCCAACCTCTCATTCCTGGACCTGTGTTTCACCATGGGCACCATCCCTCAGATGCTCTACAACCTTTGGGGCTCAGATAAGACTATCAGCTATCTGGGTTGTGCTGTCCAGCTCTACTTCGTCCTGGCTCTAGGAGGGGTGGAGTGTGTCCTCCTGGCTGTGATGGCGTATGACCGCTATGCTGCAATCTGCAGACCCCTGCACTACACAGTCATCATGCACCCCCGACTCTGTGGGCAGCTGGCTTCAGTGGCATGGTTGAGTGGCTTTGGCAATTCTCTCATAATGGCACCCCAGACATTGATGCTACCCCGCTGTGGGCACAGGCGGGTGAACCACTTTCTCTGTGAGATGCCAGCACTAATTGGCATGGCCTGTGTAGATACCATGAGCCTCGAGGCACTGGCATTTGCCTTGGCCATCTTTATCATCCTGGCACcactcatcctcatcctcatctctTATGGGTATATTGCACGAGCGGTATTTAGGATCAAGTCAGCTACAGGGCGAAAGAAAGCCTTTAACACGTGCAGCTCCCACCTAATTGTTGTCTCTCTCTTCTATGGCACAATCATATACATGTACCTCCAGCCAGCAAACACTTATTCCCAGCACCAGGGCAAGTTCCTCACTCTCTTCTATACAATCGTCACTCCCAGTGTTAACCCCCTGATCTACACACTGAGAAACAAGGATGTTAAAGAAGCCATGAAGAAGGTGCTAGGGAAGGGGGGTACAGAAGTATAG